One genomic region from Marinobacter szutsaonensis encodes:
- the sodB gene encoding superoxide dismutase [Fe] yields the protein MAFELPALPYEKNALEPHISQETLEYHYGKHHNTYVTKLNGLVEGTDNANKSLEDIIKSSSGPLFNNAAQVWNHTFYWHCLSPNGGGEPTGAAKDAIEKAFGSFEDFKKEFNDKAANNFGSGWTWLVKKADGSVAIVNTSNAETPLTGADKPVLTVDVWEHAYYIDYRNSRPNYLEAFWNLVNWDFVNENLA from the coding sequence ATGGCATTTGAACTTCCCGCACTGCCTTACGAAAAGAACGCACTGGAACCGCACATCTCTCAGGAAACCCTCGAGTACCATTACGGTAAGCACCACAACACCTACGTCACCAAGCTGAACGGCCTGGTTGAAGGTACTGACAACGCCAACAAGTCCCTGGAAGACATCATCAAGAGCTCCAGCGGCCCGCTGTTCAACAACGCAGCCCAGGTGTGGAACCACACTTTCTACTGGCACTGCCTGAGCCCGAACGGTGGCGGTGAGCCGACTGGCGCAGCCAAGGACGCCATCGAGAAGGCCTTCGGTTCTTTCGAAGACTTCAAGAAAGAGTTCAACGACAAGGCCGCCAACAACTTCGGCTCCGGCTGGACCTGGCTGGTGAAGAAGGCTGACGGCAGCGTGGCTATCGTCAACACCAGCAACGCGGAAACCCCGCTGACTGGCGCTGACAAGCCGGTACTGACTGTAGACGTGTGGGAGCACGCCTACTACATCGACTACCGCAACTCCCGTCCGAACTACCTGGAAGCGTTCTGGAATCTGGTTAACTGGGATTTCGTCAACGAAAACCTGGCATAA
- a CDS encoding 5-(carboxyamino)imidazole ribonucleotide synthase has protein sequence MRIGVLGAGQLGRMLALAGYPLAKTFVFYDMSGSPSAGLGEVIIDREGQYLDDFLSRVDRVTYEFEHLPVEVAEKLAKEKPVHPCPRALQVCQNREAEKTLFGQLGIPTPEWKIADSAESLKAAAEELGCPVVAKSITEGYDGKGQAVLKDPEDAESAWESIGHQRLIVEKFVNFKREVSIIAVRAEDGDLAFYPMAENTHHEGILRYSIAPAPGLERHVQEDAERYIKALLNELDYVGVLTLELFETEDGLVANEMAPRVHNSGHWTIEGAMTSQFENHIRAVSGHPLGNVAPRGLSCMINIIGEHGDIERILELPYAHVHLYNKGERPGRKLGHVNILADSYEELVWRVRNCAQFLPGCPEFKSSLTPKG, from the coding sequence ATGAGAATTGGTGTACTAGGCGCCGGCCAACTCGGGCGCATGCTGGCCCTCGCCGGATACCCGCTGGCCAAGACCTTTGTATTCTACGACATGTCCGGCAGCCCCAGCGCCGGGCTCGGCGAAGTCATCATCGACCGCGAAGGCCAATACCTGGACGACTTCCTGTCCCGGGTTGACCGCGTCACCTACGAATTCGAACACCTGCCGGTCGAGGTTGCCGAAAAACTGGCCAAAGAAAAGCCGGTTCACCCCTGCCCACGAGCATTGCAGGTGTGCCAGAACCGCGAAGCCGAGAAAACCCTGTTTGGCCAACTGGGCATCCCCACCCCCGAGTGGAAAATTGCCGACAGCGCCGAATCCCTGAAAGCCGCCGCCGAAGAGCTCGGCTGCCCCGTGGTCGCCAAGTCCATCACCGAAGGCTATGACGGCAAGGGCCAAGCGGTACTGAAAGATCCGGAGGATGCCGAAAGCGCTTGGGAGAGCATTGGCCACCAGCGCCTGATCGTCGAGAAGTTCGTCAACTTCAAGCGTGAAGTGTCCATCATTGCGGTGCGCGCCGAAGACGGCGATCTCGCCTTCTACCCGATGGCGGAGAACACCCACCACGAAGGCATTCTGCGCTACTCCATCGCCCCGGCCCCCGGCCTGGAGAGGCACGTCCAGGAAGACGCCGAGCGCTACATCAAGGCACTGTTGAACGAATTGGACTACGTCGGCGTATTGACTCTTGAGCTGTTCGAGACCGAGGACGGGCTGGTGGCCAACGAGATGGCACCCCGGGTGCACAACTCCGGCCACTGGACCATCGAAGGGGCCATGACCAGCCAGTTCGAGAACCACATCCGCGCCGTCAGCGGTCATCCGCTGGGAAATGTCGCGCCCCGTGGTCTAAGCTGTATGATCAATATCATCGGCGAACACGGCGACATCGAGCGCATTCTGGAACTGCCCTACGCGCATGTTCACCTCTACAATAAGGGGGAACGGCCGGGCCGCAAGCTGGGTCACGTGAACATTCTGGCGGACAGCTACGAGGAGCTGGTCTGGCGGGTCCGGAACTGCGCGCAGTTCCTGCCCGGTTGCCCGGAGTTTAAAAGTTCTTTGACACCAAAGGGTTGA
- a CDS encoding type II secretion system protein N: MMVFTRQAQARVSRILANLLLLGLTLYLAVALARVTWLVAWNDRPVPVAPSQEALGMAASGGQDFPIAGYDFFGRPSVQAGVAESVKRSAPETGLRLRLEGVLVGERPEGSGAIVAGSNGETAYYRVGDMLPGNAELAEVEPDRILLRRGGRYESLTFEESTDSGMVAEVEDVPAESSPDAFLASVREQVDSQGAAVLAQYGLSPVDDSGMSGYVYDGSNAMLNAVNLQAGDVITAINGQRLGDLEQDKSLLESWRGQAQLDIEIERDGSILTVSYAIPEQWR, translated from the coding sequence ATGATGGTCTTTACTCGCCAGGCCCAGGCCCGCGTCTCCAGGATTCTTGCCAATCTCTTGCTTCTGGGCCTGACCCTCTACCTGGCGGTCGCGCTGGCCCGGGTCACCTGGCTGGTTGCCTGGAATGACCGGCCGGTACCGGTGGCGCCTTCTCAGGAGGCGCTGGGAATGGCCGCATCCGGTGGCCAGGATTTCCCCATCGCCGGATATGATTTCTTCGGTCGCCCCAGTGTTCAGGCGGGCGTGGCAGAGTCCGTGAAACGCTCGGCACCGGAGACCGGCCTGCGCCTGCGGCTCGAAGGGGTGCTGGTTGGCGAACGCCCCGAAGGTTCCGGTGCTATAGTTGCAGGAAGTAACGGCGAAACCGCGTATTATCGGGTGGGCGACATGCTGCCCGGCAATGCCGAACTGGCCGAGGTGGAACCGGACCGGATCCTGCTGCGTCGGGGTGGACGCTACGAGTCACTGACCTTTGAGGAGTCCACCGATTCCGGCATGGTTGCAGAAGTGGAGGATGTGCCGGCAGAATCGTCACCGGATGCGTTCCTGGCCAGTGTTCGGGAGCAGGTGGATAGCCAGGGTGCGGCGGTGCTGGCCCAATACGGCCTGAGCCCGGTGGATGACAGCGGAATGTCCGGTTATGTCTATGACGGCTCCAACGCCATGCTCAACGCCGTAAACCTGCAGGCCGGCGACGTGATCACCGCCATCAACGGCCAGCGACTGGGTGATCTGGAACAGGACAAATCTCTGCTGGAAAGCTGGCGTGGCCAGGCCCAGCTGGACATCGAAATCGAGCGTGACGGAAGCATCCTCACCGTTAGTTATGCCATACCCGAGCAGTGGCGCTGA
- the gspN gene encoding type II secretion system protein N, giving the protein MSDAETKSFFRLGKLLLLFLLGALVYVVALVILVPAGWVWQQASAHVNLPPQVQVRQVSGKLWDGAAGVVVAGYPLRVDWSLGWPSLGGMTLPVDIELDTAQSSLQGDLTMGWPLSAALDASGHIGVAEFRELIRKSRGAMIEGNVTIEHLQLAWEDNRITRADGLATWPGGRVTWPMGDQTGSADFPPMQANLDTVQGGVELKIAEQGGSGPAAQANLLWNGMMEIQVYKRMVDLADQPWSDSASPDDVVFRVRQPLIRGGL; this is encoded by the coding sequence ATGAGTGACGCCGAAACCAAATCCTTTTTCCGCCTGGGCAAGCTGCTGTTGCTGTTCCTGCTCGGGGCGCTGGTGTATGTGGTGGCACTCGTGATCCTGGTGCCCGCCGGCTGGGTGTGGCAGCAGGCCTCCGCCCATGTGAATCTCCCGCCCCAGGTGCAGGTCCGGCAGGTGTCGGGCAAGCTGTGGGACGGTGCCGCCGGGGTCGTGGTTGCCGGTTATCCGCTACGGGTGGATTGGTCGCTGGGCTGGCCTTCCCTTGGTGGTATGACATTGCCGGTGGATATTGAACTGGATACGGCACAATCCTCGCTCCAGGGTGATCTGACGATGGGCTGGCCACTGAGTGCCGCGCTGGATGCCTCGGGGCATATCGGGGTTGCCGAGTTCCGGGAGCTGATCCGCAAGAGCCGTGGCGCCATGATTGAAGGCAATGTCACCATCGAGCACCTGCAACTGGCCTGGGAAGATAACCGGATTACCCGGGCCGATGGTCTGGCTACGTGGCCGGGCGGCCGGGTGACCTGGCCCATGGGGGATCAGACCGGTTCGGCGGATTTCCCGCCCATGCAGGCCAACCTGGATACGGTCCAGGGTGGGGTGGAACTGAAGATTGCCGAGCAGGGCGGCAGCGGGCCCGCGGCCCAGGCCAACCTGCTCTGGAACGGAATGATGGAAATCCAGGTCTACAAGCGTATGGTGGATCTGGCCGACCAGCCCTGGTCGGATTCGGCAAGTCCGGACGATGTGGTGTTCCGGGTCCGGCAACCGTTGATTCGTGGAGGCCTTTAA
- a CDS encoding LemA family protein, with translation MGTTLIGLAVIAVVVIYLVFIYNQLVSLRNQFKNGFAQIDVQLQRRHDLIPNLVEAAKAYLTHEKSTLTQVMEARNNAVSAQKDAATDPGDSTKIQRLGGAENLLTKALANFYAVAENYPELKANETIQQLMEELSSTENRVSFARQAYNDGVMNYNIFREKFPNNLVAGMFAFKETAQLQLESPEARQAPKVAF, from the coding sequence ATGGGAACGACCCTTATCGGCCTGGCAGTGATCGCTGTCGTCGTTATCTACCTGGTGTTCATCTACAACCAGCTGGTGTCCCTGCGCAACCAGTTCAAGAACGGCTTTGCCCAGATTGACGTGCAACTGCAACGGCGCCATGACCTGATTCCCAACCTGGTGGAAGCCGCCAAGGCCTATCTCACCCACGAGAAATCCACCCTCACCCAGGTGATGGAAGCCCGTAACAACGCGGTCAGCGCCCAGAAGGACGCCGCCACCGATCCGGGTGACAGCACCAAGATCCAGCGTCTGGGCGGCGCCGAGAACCTGCTCACCAAGGCCCTGGCCAACTTCTATGCCGTTGCCGAGAACTACCCGGAGCTTAAGGCCAACGAAACCATCCAGCAGCTGATGGAAGAGCTCTCCAGCACCGAGAACCGGGTTTCCTTTGCCCGTCAGGCCTACAACGATGGTGTGATGAACTACAACATCTTCCGCGAGAAGTTCCCCAACAACCTCGTCGCGGGCATGTTCGCGTTCAAGGAAACCGCTCAGCTCCAGCTTGAGTCCCCGGAAGCCCGTCAGGCCCCGAAAGTCGCTTTCTGA
- a CDS encoding M48 family metallopeptidase, which produces MAHPGFFQRQAHARRNTGLLVFLFLTAVVLITLAVCVVGYLVTRSETSSLAFHHWLLSSHGLITASAVVTLIGIGSLVRWVDLAGGGERVARMVGARAIDPDTRDPDERKLRNIVEEMAIASGVTVPELYVMDQETGINAFVAGYTPGEAVMVVTHGALTQLTRDELQGVVGHEFSHILNGDMRINVRLIALLAGILMIGQIGQFLLRAGFYSSHGVRSRNRDGRAQAAMAAVGLALMIIGYVGVFFGRLIQSGVSRQREMLADASSVQFTRNPEGIGGALFKIGMKGGYLDTTSHASDMNHMCFGEAARMKFTSLLASHPPIDVRINTIQPGLLARLRSRLRDTRPASDLRGGAKAPAGSAGFADVARDIYQPVRSGRTSPIARAAPVPAKELSSQVGTVTRQGEDFAMAFLEQLPATFRTLLYTRAGAIQLCYAMLVGDLSREQQKERLALIPEHPVLGCQPEIMAKILPALKSIGEGVRFPALELAMPALRKLDPEEREGLINNVRKLAAADEKISLFELTLTSFLSRHLGAHAGRVVPVRHKSYKPLLPAIQRLLSLMARAGTADNTEAQKLYQEAVAGFVDTRKGDLPALEKVTMRQLQEALKALNSLSPLLKPAIIDACAHCVSHDGKVEVREYELMRLVADQMDCPMPPL; this is translated from the coding sequence ATGGCTCATCCCGGATTTTTCCAGCGCCAGGCCCATGCCCGGCGCAACACCGGCCTGCTGGTGTTCCTGTTCCTGACCGCAGTGGTGCTGATCACCCTCGCGGTCTGTGTCGTTGGCTACCTGGTCACCCGCAGTGAAACCTCCAGCCTCGCTTTCCATCACTGGCTGCTGTCCAGTCATGGCCTGATTACGGCCTCCGCCGTGGTCACCCTCATCGGCATCGGCTCACTGGTGCGCTGGGTGGATCTGGCCGGTGGCGGTGAACGGGTCGCCCGTATGGTGGGGGCCCGCGCCATCGATCCCGATACCCGCGATCCGGATGAGCGCAAGCTCCGCAACATCGTCGAGGAAATGGCCATTGCCAGCGGCGTTACCGTGCCTGAGCTGTATGTGATGGACCAGGAAACCGGCATCAACGCCTTTGTGGCCGGTTATACCCCCGGCGAGGCGGTGATGGTGGTTACCCACGGTGCCCTCACCCAGCTCACCCGGGACGAACTCCAGGGCGTGGTCGGCCACGAATTCAGCCACATTCTCAACGGTGACATGCGGATCAACGTCCGCCTGATCGCATTGCTGGCCGGTATCCTGATGATTGGCCAGATCGGCCAGTTTCTTCTGCGCGCCGGCTTTTACAGCAGCCATGGAGTACGATCCCGGAACCGGGATGGTCGCGCCCAGGCTGCCATGGCGGCGGTTGGTCTGGCCCTGATGATCATCGGCTATGTCGGCGTATTCTTCGGCCGCCTGATCCAGTCTGGGGTATCCCGCCAACGGGAAATGCTCGCGGATGCCTCGTCGGTTCAGTTCACCCGCAATCCAGAGGGTATCGGCGGCGCTCTGTTCAAGATCGGCATGAAGGGCGGTTACCTGGACACCACCAGCCACGCCAGCGACATGAACCACATGTGTTTTGGTGAGGCGGCGCGGATGAAGTTCACCTCCCTGCTGGCCTCACACCCGCCCATCGATGTGCGCATCAACACCATCCAGCCCGGCCTTCTGGCCCGCCTGCGCAGCCGGCTGCGAGATACCCGGCCAGCCAGCGATCTTCGCGGGGGCGCCAAGGCGCCAGCCGGTTCGGCGGGTTTTGCCGACGTTGCCCGGGACATCTACCAGCCGGTCCGCTCCGGCCGTACTTCGCCCATCGCTCGCGCCGCGCCGGTGCCGGCGAAGGAACTGTCGAGCCAGGTGGGCACGGTCACCCGGCAGGGTGAAGATTTCGCCATGGCGTTCCTCGAGCAGCTGCCGGCCACCTTCCGCACCCTGCTCTACACCCGCGCCGGGGCCATTCAGCTGTGCTACGCCATGCTGGTAGGTGACCTCTCGCGGGAGCAGCAGAAGGAGCGCCTGGCCCTGATTCCCGAACACCCGGTGCTGGGCTGCCAGCCGGAGATCATGGCGAAGATCCTGCCGGCCCTGAAAAGCATTGGTGAAGGCGTGCGCTTCCCCGCCCTGGAACTGGCCATGCCGGCGCTGCGCAAGCTGGATCCGGAGGAACGGGAGGGGCTGATCAATAATGTGCGAAAGCTCGCAGCGGCGGACGAGAAGATCAGCCTTTTCGAACTGACCCTCACCAGCTTCCTGTCCCGCCACCTGGGCGCTCACGCCGGCCGGGTGGTACCCGTTCGCCACAAGAGCTACAAACCCCTGTTGCCGGCCATCCAGAGATTGCTGAGCCTGATGGCCCGAGCCGGCACCGCCGACAACACCGAGGCCCAGAAGCTCTATCAGGAGGCCGTCGCCGGTTTTGTCGATACCCGGAAGGGAGACCTCCCCGCACTGGAGAAAGTCACCATGCGGCAGTTGCAGGAAGCCCTGAAAGCACTCAACAGCCTGTCACCATTGCTCAAGCCGGCCATCATCGACGCCTGCGCCCACTGCGTGAGCCACGACGGCAAGGTGGAAGTCAGGGAGTATGAGCTGATGCGGCTGGTGGCGGACCAGATGGATTGCCCGATGCCGCCTTTGTAG
- the gspD gene encoding type II secretion system secretin GspD: MYNHKTNILRAIALLILLPMMSLAHGQEETWRLNLKDADIRAFVTQVADITGYSFVVDPRVKGKVTVLSSAPMNKDEIYDLFLAVLNVHGFTAIPGEEVIKIVQQVDAKQSAEILDRFPETPSEQLITRVIQIDNANALELVPILRPLVAKYGHLAGVAAANALIVSDHRSNIERIEQIVRELDSPSKYEVEVIQLREAWVGDMVTLLQELAPDELGKAGGENAARKYSVTADERSNRLILRGDETFREKMRELIRKLDQPSATGGTTKVIRLKHADAKNLTEILKGVMGEVLKEGGSGSGGAGGGTAGNPNNNFSVFADEGLNALVVRGDPSLMQEAEQIVAQLDLRRAQVMIEAAIVEISDELGQDLGVQLAAGDESGESTPVVGTNFGNVGRSLGDVLTAILSGSAITPATGGITIGAGERDENGLSWGILLQALSTSSAANLLSTPSIITLDNQESEITVGQNVPFRTGQTAVTGDGLSNPFTTIERRDVGLTLKVTPTISADGLVRLVVEQTTESVADSIENASDIVTNKREIKTTVLADDGETIVLGGLTRDDLQVTKSKVPLLGDIPVLGRLFSSESQSRIKRNLLVFLRPKIMLGKADSVAATDEKYKALWEVNLNVRKKLGLPSADERPAIDDLFDAGSEMRAQ, translated from the coding sequence ATGTATAACCACAAGACGAATATTCTACGGGCCATTGCGCTGCTGATCCTTCTCCCGATGATGTCCCTGGCTCACGGGCAGGAGGAAACCTGGAGGCTGAACCTCAAGGATGCGGACATCCGCGCCTTCGTGACCCAGGTGGCAGACATCACCGGCTACAGTTTTGTGGTGGACCCCCGGGTCAAGGGCAAAGTGACGGTGCTCTCCAGCGCCCCCATGAACAAGGATGAAATCTACGATCTGTTCCTGGCGGTGCTGAACGTTCACGGCTTTACCGCCATTCCCGGGGAAGAGGTGATCAAGATCGTGCAGCAGGTGGATGCCAAACAGTCCGCCGAGATACTCGACCGATTTCCCGAAACCCCCTCCGAGCAACTGATTACCCGGGTCATCCAGATTGATAACGCCAATGCCCTGGAGTTGGTGCCCATCCTTCGCCCACTGGTGGCCAAGTACGGACACCTGGCCGGTGTCGCGGCCGCCAATGCCCTGATCGTGAGCGATCACCGCTCCAACATCGAGCGCATCGAACAGATCGTCCGAGAGCTGGACAGCCCCTCCAAGTACGAGGTGGAGGTGATTCAGCTACGGGAAGCCTGGGTGGGCGACATGGTCACCCTGCTGCAGGAACTGGCACCGGATGAACTTGGCAAGGCCGGGGGCGAAAATGCGGCCCGTAAATACAGCGTGACTGCCGACGAGCGCAGTAACCGTCTGATCCTTCGGGGCGACGAAACCTTCCGGGAGAAGATGCGTGAGCTGATCCGCAAGCTTGACCAGCCCTCCGCCACTGGCGGGACCACCAAGGTCATTCGCCTGAAGCATGCCGATGCCAAAAACCTGACCGAGATCCTCAAGGGTGTGATGGGAGAGGTGCTCAAGGAAGGCGGTTCAGGCAGTGGCGGGGCTGGCGGTGGTACCGCAGGCAACCCGAACAACAACTTCTCCGTTTTCGCGGACGAAGGTCTGAATGCCCTGGTGGTCCGTGGTGATCCTTCGCTGATGCAGGAAGCCGAGCAGATTGTGGCGCAGCTGGATCTTCGCCGGGCTCAGGTGATGATCGAGGCGGCCATCGTGGAGATCAGTGATGAGCTGGGCCAGGATCTTGGTGTCCAATTAGCGGCGGGTGATGAGTCGGGAGAATCCACACCAGTGGTAGGCACCAACTTTGGAAATGTCGGCCGGAGTCTCGGGGACGTGCTCACTGCAATCCTGAGTGGATCGGCAATCACTCCGGCAACGGGAGGTATCACCATCGGCGCGGGCGAGCGGGATGAGAACGGCCTGAGCTGGGGCATCCTGCTCCAGGCGCTGTCCACCTCAAGTGCGGCGAACCTGCTGTCCACGCCGAGTATCATTACCCTGGATAACCAGGAGTCGGAGATTACCGTAGGCCAGAACGTGCCGTTCCGCACCGGCCAGACCGCCGTGACCGGCGATGGCCTGAGCAACCCGTTCACCACCATCGAACGCCGCGATGTGGGCCTGACCCTCAAGGTCACCCCGACCATCAGTGCCGACGGCCTGGTGCGCCTGGTGGTGGAGCAGACTACCGAAAGCGTTGCGGACAGCATTGAGAACGCCTCCGACATCGTTACCAACAAGCGTGAAATCAAGACCACGGTGCTGGCGGACGACGGCGAAACCATCGTCCTCGGCGGCCTGACCCGCGACGACCTTCAGGTCACCAAGAGCAAAGTGCCCCTGCTGGGCGACATCCCGGTCCTCGGCCGCCTGTTCTCCTCCGAGTCCCAGAGCCGGATCAAGCGCAACCTGCTGGTGTTCCTACGCCCGAAGATCATGCTGGGCAAGGCGGACTCAGTAGCCGCGACCGACGAGAAGTACAAGGCGCTGTGGGAGGTGAACCTGAACGTCCGCAAGAAGCTCGGCCTGCCAAGCGCGGATGAGCGGCCGGCGATTGATGACCTGTTTGATGCTGGTAGTGAGATGCGGGCGCAGTGA